The stretch of DNA TACCTCTTTATAATTGATAATTTACCGATACGATCACCCGATACATTATACAGTGCTGTTTGAAACAGTCCTGCAAAGTTCTTATCTATATTATAATTGTAATAGATACAATTTATTCGTGCTCTACTAAATCGACTTTTTAGATTAAAGTTATACTTATTTCGCACCTTATCTATACTATAAATCAGTCTATAACTATTTGTGCTATAATTAAAATACATAAGGTTAATAACCTTATCATAAGCTATCAACTGATAACTATCTTGATTCTCTTGAACAGGAGCCACCATAGTAACACTAGTAATTAAACTATTTTTTGCCTTAACTGTCTCATAACTTAATTCGATAACTTTATTTTTTCTAGACGTATCTTCAGTATAACACTTCGTCGTAGATGAGATAATATAACCATCTTTTCCTAGCTGGTATTTCGTTATAAAACTATGGCAAGAAGACAAAAAATAATTTGGAAAAGGTACTTCATAGTATTTTATAATGGAATTCAATTTATAAACTATTTTACACTTTAAATCAAAGTGCTCAATCTTGATAATTCTGTGCAATGAATCTAATTCGACTCCAATAGTATCCACTTTTTCATCCAGTTCAACAAGCACATTTGCTTTCGTTATTCCCACAGGAATTAAATACGGGAGAGTTGCAAACTCATTTAACACAATATCATTATTTATAGAGACTTTTTGTGCCCAAGATGCATTTACAATGAATAGAAGCAATATAATTATTTGTTTAGTCATTAGTTTGGATTTATTAATTTACTACCTCAATGGAAACAAATTTATTTGTCAGGTACGCTTCTCTATGGGAACCATTCTTTGTAGTTGAAACATTCTAGTCCAAGGATAATAGCCACTCCTTTATCTACTAAATCATCCCCCATATTGAATACCTGTTTTCCACTAAAGTCATAATTCCCTGATGCTGTACGCCACCCTCCTATTTCTTTTCCCAATTCAAAGCTTATCAATGAGACAACATTTGTTTTTATTTCAAATAACTTCTTCTTTTTGTAATCTTCTATTTCTATCGCTCATTTTTTGGAACAAGTCCACTACTATAAAATACACATTCTATGGCGGTGTAGTACTTGTACTATTTCTTTCTTTTGAAAATAAAAATATAAGCAGGAGAACCCGCCATGTAACTGAACATGCCAAACCTAGAAACATGACAGAACGTAGTGACTAACGCAATGGTAGTCTTTTCGCTACTGGCACATTACTAGATTGCTACTCTCTCGGTGGAATGCCTTGTTCTATACAAAGTGATTCTTTGTGGAATCACCTTACTCTATACTCATTTTTTTCTTATAGTTCTCAGCTTTTCTAGAAGCTAAAAAATTATTATCGTTAATAAAATAATTAATAGAATTTATCTTTCTTGTCAATGTTTGAATTTCATTTTCATCTAAAGAAATCATGGAAATATGTTCATTTAATATTTGTTGATCCCCAATATCTTCTATATTGATTTCTTTTAATATTCGTACCTGATTTTGATTAATAAAATTAATAGGGTATATTTTTTTGAAATATCCATCAATTATACCCATTGAATAAAGTTGCCAAATTGTATCTTCCGCTTCTATAGAAATTTCTTCAGTAAAAAGTCCTTTTTTTATCTTTCTTTCGGTTATCCAATCGTATCCTTCATCAAGATTTACTATATAACCATAATTAAAAGAAAATAGATTATAAATTTCCATTATAAAATCTTCCATTATTTTACTTTTAAAAAAGTTATCTTCGATAGAAATAACTATACTTACTTTACCATATTCAGGGCTTTTTTCTTTAAAATTTAACAATGGGTTACTTATTGAAACAAATTGAGATTTATCATTATTAACAGCTAAAAAAGATACTACGTTTAGTTTTGTTTTATTTATAGAATACTTTTTATAAGCCACTATATTCTTCCATGTTTTTTGTCCATAATTTAATTCTAAATAGGATAATTTATCTTCAGATATACTTTCTAGAAGGCTGAATATATTATCTATAATTCTATAGGTAGAAAGACTTAAGCTTTGATCCAGAGTACATATTTTAAATAACTTTAGAACTCTATATTTTTTTACTTTTTTTTTTAAAAAGAATTTCATTTTTTATTTTTTCTTAGGTAATGGCCATATTCTGTCTAATCGTTGCGCCCATTTATTTACTCTAACGCTCCCTTGCAAGTTATGTAATTTCATGAAATTTATATTTCGACTTTTTAGTATACTCACTTTACCTGTTTTTGATGCTATCTCTATAATTTTAATTTTGCCTGATTTAAACAATACACCTACATCTGGTCTAGATCCATATTTCATACTAGGTATTGTTTTGGAGTAACACTATTACCTCCCCATGAATAAACAAATGTATCATACCCTGATTCGCCTTCATATGTGCCTTTTAATAGCGTATCCTCTGCTGAATTGCCATTTACTTTTCCTTGATTCCCCTGCAAAGCCAAACCATCTACCTCACCATCAAACTGACCTTCATCAACTAAATATTCAGGCTTTGCCCCTTTGCTCTCACCTCTATCCACCAAATCATCAGGCGGTGGCTCCGCCTTATACCCTTCCATATCCATCAACTTAACAGGATTCCCCCTAGCATACTGATACAAATTCAACCCATCCACACCCCGAAGGAGCAGCGAAGCTAAAATCACTAGGATCAGAACTCGTCCATCTCCCCAACCAAGCCGCATAGTACCGTACTCCAAAATAATACAGCCCCGTCTCATCATCTCGTTCCTTATTTGTAAAACGATACCGTTTCAGATT from Aureispira anguillae encodes:
- a CDS encoding RHS repeat-associated core domain-containing protein, with product MNLKRYRFTNKERDDETGLYYFGVRYYAAWLGRWTSSDPSDFSFAAPSGCGWVEFVSVC